The Nilaparvata lugens isolate BPH unplaced genomic scaffold, ASM1435652v1 scaffold4924, whole genome shotgun sequence genome has a window encoding:
- the LOC120355818 gene encoding intersectin-1-like produces the protein MGSQEHRTPLTSPTEPKWNASMQFLVKDVMEDVLCVTVFDKGHYSPDEFLGRTELRVSDILDVTRDTPGPITRWLPLYEVESGQISLKISLVLFEK, from the exons ATGGGCTCCCAGGAGCACCGCACCCCCCTCACGTCACCCACCGAGCCCAAGTGGAATGCGTCGATGCAGTTCCTTGTCAAAGACGTCATGGAGGATGTGCTCTGTGTAACTGTATTCGACAAGGGACACTATTCGCCTGATG AATTTTTGGGAAGAACTGAGTTGAGAGTGAGTGATATACTGGATGTGACAAGGGATACACCAGGACCAATCACCCGGTGGCTACCTCTGTATGAAGTCGAATCTGGACAGATCTCCCTCAAAATAAGTCTGGTTTTATTCGAAAAATGA